gcctcaattcatcagggcatggactctacaaggtgttacaAGTGTTTCATcctggatgctggcccatgttgactccaatgcttcccacagttgtgtcaagttgactggatgtcctttgggtggtggaccattcttgaaatacacaggaaactgttgagcatgaaaaccccagcagcgttgcggTTCTTGaaacactcaaaccagtgcacctggcacctactaccataccctgttcaaaggcacttaaatattttgtcttgcccattcaccctctgaatggcacacatacacaatccatgtctcaattgtctcaagccttaaaaatccttctttaaccggtctcctcccttcatctacactgattaaagtggatgTAACAAGagacaataagggatcatagcttacatctggattcacctggtcagtctgtcatggaaagcgcaggtgttcctaatgttttgtacactcagtgtatgtcaaATAATATTAAGGATTGGTATTTGAATATTATTGCGGTTGTGTATGACTTACTAATGTTATCAATGTCCATCTTAACCGGACACTCATGATCCATGGCCAGCAGTTTTGTCTTCTCAGTCTGAGTCTCATCTAAGCAAAAACAAAGATCAGCAAATTTACACTCAAAAAAAACTAACAGAGCACACAAACTTTATTTGGGGGAGAACTGAAAAAAACCCACAAAAGAATGGAGGAATGCAGGAAAATCTGGAAACTTGGGAGTTTGTGTAAAACACGTTGGTGAGGAGTGTGAATGTACAAGGTTAAGATAAAGGTATGAATCTTATACATTGTTTGTCGACTGATGGTCCCAATACGGGCTCTTGCTCAGGAACAACATCAGCATGGCCTGGTTTTTCCTCATCTCTGTCAACAGTAGATTTATTTTCCTTTGAAAGAGTTGGAACAAAGATGCTATCAAAGTCTGAGTAACATTTAACTGATATTTATATTATAGAACTAGAAtgaaatagaaacaccataaGCCAGTCTCACCTGAGACATCCCTTCAACTAATGTCCATGTTGACACCACCGTATCTTTCCCCCCTGTGTCGAGAATATCTGTGGCCAGAACATCGACTGTAATGTAACTAACAATGAGTCATCCAAATACTCTCCATTGCCTTGTGATACTTTAAGAAAAGAAGAACTGACCATATAACTGTTGTCACAAGACACATTACCTTGGCTCCTTGACTGTACATCCATTTTCTCTGATGAGGCAGTAGCTGTTAGATCACTTTCGTCCATTTCCAGAACATGCTCAGAATCTTCCTGATCTTTTGCAACAGGTTTAGTAGTTTCCTTCTGCTGCAGAGCAGGTATGGTTGCCTCTGTGACTTCCTGTGTAGCTGGAGTGACTAAGGTAGGAGATAGTATACTCTCAGGGTCCATGGAGAGCAGGGTCAGAGCTGCCTCTTTCATCTTTATGTCTGCTTCTTGGAAGGAGAGCTCTGGGCAGGCCTCTCGCTGCATGGCCCCTGTGATGTCACTTCCTTGGCCTAGTCTTGCATCTGCTGAGGTACAGATGTCCATCAAAGTCAGAAGAGCATCTGCCCCAGTTGTCAAAGGACGTGGTTCCACCTCACCGAGTGGCATTTCACTGTCATCCTCCTCCAGTTCAGGGGTGACGTCACTCAAAGCATCATAGGTAACAGAGGCAGAGGTGGTAATGGTGGCATCGGTGGGATCCCAGTCTGTGCTTGAGTCTTTGGATTGAGGGCATTTCTTCAGAGGAGGTTCCGTAATAGCAGGTGAGGAGATTGAGGACTTATCCGACTTTTCATCTGCTTTACGTCCTTTTCTCTCATCCTGGGTCTCTTTCTTCTCTGGGTTTTGGGCCTTTTTATCAAGCATTTTCTTCCCACTCCTGCCTTCCATTTTCTCTGGTGGGTTTTCCTGAGTGTCTTTCCTTTGCTCCTTCAtgcttccctctctttttctttcctttGATGCGTCAGGTCTACTGCCTGATGTGCTACCTTTGTTTTTGACCTCCAAACATTGAGCTTTCTTATCCTCCCTTGACTTGGATCTGGACTTTTCCATGATCTTTACCTTCATTCCAGGCTCTGTCTCCCTGGACCTTCTGGAGTCTTTGTCAGTTTCAGAGCTGGACTTACTTGGTTTCTGGTTTTCCTGAGTAACATGTTCTGTTCTGGGTTTCTCCTTCTCAATGTCTGGCTTAGACTTTGGTTTTTCTACATATTTGTCCTCTGTGTGGCTCTTTGACCTCTTGAGGACTTCTTTAGGGTGTTTGTCCTTTTTCTTGATGCTTTCTGATCCAGGCTCCATATCAGACCTTTCCTCAGAAGAGCCGGTGGAATCCGGACGGAGTAACTGCCTAGGGTCAGTTTTTAATGGAATCTTCTCTGCTTTggttctctccctttccttctcatTTTCCCtgttcttttccttctctctgtccttctcaactTTGGCAGCTTCAACTGATGGAGCCTTCCCCTTCTTGGTTGTGGCTTCCTTGCTAGCCCCTTCGTCAGAGACACCTCCTTCTGACACAGATGTCCTACCTTCCCTGGCATTCACTGACACTTTCTTGTCACCTTTCACCTTGGACTTTCTCTCCCCTTTGTCATCAGATACTTCAATGTGGGCCCCTTCATTCTGCTCAGGTTCATCTGTGTGGGATTCACTTACTACTCTCTTCTCCAACTTTTGCTTAAGCTTGGAGCGCTCGTCCGACAGGCTACACTCTTTCTCCTTGCGCTCTTTAGGGTTTAACTCTTTGCGGGAAAGCCGGTCAAACTTTCCAGCAGCTCGCTGTTTGAGTGGTGACTCAGATCCCTGCTCCAAGTCCAGGATAAAGGAATGTGTACGGCTTTTGTCTGCCAGCTTTCTAGGTTCTCCAGATTCCTCAGAAGTGCTGACACTCTTCCTCCTGTGCCTCTCTTCTGATGCTGCAGACTCAGAGACTTTTCTGATTAACTTGTGCTGCAAGCTCTTTGAGGAAATACCCTTTGCTTCCTGTTTGTGAGGTAGCAAAGAAATACATCAGCACACAATTCTAAAATAAGTTATTTAACTCAATAAACAACATTTAATTCATTAAACCAATGGCCAAGGTGAGCATACAGTCACAAGTTAGGATATTCATTCAACACTTACTTCCTTTTTGTTGAACTCTCCTGCtgcatctccctttctcttgccTGTAACATCTCCCTCTTTCCTGAAAAATGTAAATGACTTTAGCGACATGGCTATGTATCCAGTAACTCAAACATCCACAAGTCCAAacaattacaaacacacacaccgtgaGTCCCATTTCCTCTTCCTACTGAGGGCCATCTTCTTCTCAAGAACCTTCTTTTCCTTGAGAGCCTCTTTGGCCCTGGGATCCTGAGCCTCCAGGCTGGGGGAAGAGGTCTGCTGCCTGCTCTCTGTACAGGGAGTTAACATCACAGTGAATGGACAATTTACCACACCCTCAGCTTTTATAAGAACAAAAGTCAAATGACTCAGGTATAGAAGATTGACACACTAATTAGTCTGCCAGGGAAAAGCACATTGTGGAATATATTGATGTTACAAATACCCTGGTCTTCTAGTTGAGCTGACTTCTGTCTACGCTTCTCCTCCATGCGTTCCCTGTTCTGCTGTCTCTTTAAAAGCCTCTCTTCCTTGTCCTTGGCCTGAGAGAATAGAGGTAAGGAGATAGATAGAACAAGTTTGATTAAACCCAGCCACAAAAAGCTTTGCCCACAACTTTTGTATTTTCAGTTTGCAGGCATGTCTTTACCATAAATATCAGCCTGTCTCTTACCGCTGACCGCCGACGCTGCTCCACAGTAACCTCATCGTCAGAGTCGCTATAGTAACGGGAATAGAGGAAGGGCTTGTGGACGTAGGCCTGTCGACGAGGCTTGCGCTCTGGGCTCTCCTCATTGTCTTCCTCTCTATTGGTCTTCTTTTTCTCAGACTTTTCATCTTGAGATCACACAGAATAAAATCCAATTACTTACAAGGAAATATTGGCTTCAATATTGCCCTCTAATAGCTTCTGTTTTCACTTAATATCTGAAACGGTCTCAGTTATTCATATCTCTAAATAAATGCTTCTTACTGAGAAATAATACATGTACACAAACAGACCTTCAGATGAGACCTcgccgtcctctgtagaatctgACAGTGGCTGCTCATCATCGCTGTCCTCCTCAAAGGACGACAGGTCGCTGGTGTGGACAGAGCTCACAGTGATGTCACTGAGGCCATCAAGGTCGGAGTCTTCCAGAGAATATTCTGATGAAGAATTACACACGAAACAAATGGTTAATGGTACCTGAAACTATGAGGTTTTCAAATCCTACTTAGTGATTCGACAATGTCATAGCGTAGTGATAATTTTCATCAAATTCATAAACCTAAACATTCAAGACATAGATCTCACCTTCTTTTaacctctctctggccttctgATTGATATGGTGTTTCTCATTGGGGGACTGAAGTGGATCAACATCCTTGTTCAGTACCTCATCTTTTAGCTTTCCTATGGtcttcccctcctttctctcttctgccTCCTCTTGAGTCCcaacctcttccccctcacccttcatcccctctctctcagagtcCACCTGCTCCTGTACGTCCTCTGTTTTGACCTCCATAGCCTGGGCCTCTGACACAAGCTTCGCTTCCTCTTCTTTCTCTGGTGTCTTCCTGTCCtggtcctcttctccctcctccaccagACTCAtgtcctgctctcctccttcagACTCCTGCATCGACTCCTCTGGGTCTTGGTCCCTCTCAGAGCCACCCTTCAGGCCCTTCTCTCCACTGGAGCTGGCCCGGGAGCTGGCCTCCTGGTTCAGAGTGGTGATGGTATCCAGGATGGACATGGCATCTCTGGCCATTGAAGTAGTAGGGGCAGATGATGGAGCTGGGAATCCAACATTATCATTGAGTCATACAGACAAATGTTAAGTCAGACAATAATCCAAAAAAATCACACCATTTTCAGACACAATCGCATCTACATTTACGAACAAAACACATAAATTGTTGTGCTCTGCAAATATGAAAGATATTCTTCCTGGAATTAGACAATACGATATCGTCTTTAATCAAAGACGATAATAGACAGATTAAAGACCTCCTAGAAGCATTCAACTGTATTTCACCTTGCACTGGCAGGTCAAAGTCTTGTTTCTCCTCTACAGGAGCAGGCGGGACTGGGGGTTCATCAACATAGCTGCCAGGGGACATGAATTCACGGACCACCCTCTCCACCTGGGGCCTGAAGGTGTGATGGATTTTGGGATCCACCACCTGAGCAACTATCCTGTCAACTCCCTGCTCCAGCATCCCAGACCTGCCACGAGATCAGAAGAGGATTCAGTTCACATACACAAAAGCGGATGCACTGTCTCTTGATGTTCTAACATGACATATGATTTAAAAAGATATAGTAAGTGACTGaatagagagatacagggttacaCATTCACAGCCCCTGTAGAAATAACCAACCTGGTCACAGACCGTTTCGTAcaattctgtatgtaaatctgagACACTACATttagtatggtatgtattaatttgtggctGTTCATCACCCATTTCATATGAAATGCTATGAATTACAATTAAGattatagttttttttaaagcaaaacGTACACTGTTACGTATTTGCAAAACATACAATGTGTTACGAATTTGCTAaatatatgatatgttacaaattctaaCTAGgcgcctaacgttagctagctcgctaacattagctagctcgctaacattagttaggttaaggttagagttaagtttaggagttagctaaaagggttattcTGGtaagggttaggtgaagggttcaggttaggggaaGTGTTAGCGAACATGCTAAGTAGTTTAAAAAATAGTTTTAAAGTTTCTAATTAGCTCAAATTCGAAAGTTCGAACTTGCAATGAGATTCGAACTTGGAATCTTTGGGTtactagatgtttgctagatgttaTAAGCTCATCAATCCACCCTACTTTCGATTTtaccttaagtaaccatctgtcttatgtaaccataccaaaagtAACTTATTATGCTAAATTGGATTTCGTTCAGAATAATACGAAAAGCTCTGAGACGAGATTGAAATAAGATGAAAATTTACATTTTTGCTAAGATCCACATGAATAACTAAAACTTGTGCTTTCTGAATAGGGCCATATGTGAACTCTCACGAATTACTTACTGCAGCACCAACTGTCGGATGTTGTTTCTCAACTGATTCTTGTTCAGATGAGGACTCCATGTGTGGTTAGAGAGGTGATTGGAAACAAAGTTGTCCACTCGTTGTCTTAAATTCAGGTATGCAGGCTAAAAATAGTGAATAACGTTAGCTAGTTTAACAACATTTTTATCACAGCCATGTTTGCAATTTATTGGTTATGCGTGCACTAAATCCTGTCTGAAAAAAACAGATTGTGGTAGGTCTGATCCAGGGCAGCGTCTCGCGACCTGAAACATAGGTACTATTGTAGCAACTAGCGAAGGCAACAGCTTTTGGACAATATTAATGCTTAGACTAATGCTTAGCTACTGTATAATGGCAAATTGTAGATTAATTGCTGGCTGCTACCTGTTACTATTCACCATGCATAACTGTCGTTACCTTTGTATCCACGTCTGCCAAGCAGTCCCTTCTAAACTGATCGAAAAGACCTTGCGTTTTCAAATGATTGACGATCATAGAGACCAACTGCGGGTCTCCGGGGGGTAAACCTGCCATCTGTTACTATACGCTTCTGGATTTAAAATCCAAAATAATAAATGTCATTAAAACACCACAAAGTCGCTTGCTAACTCCTTAGATTCTCCGTATTTTGATTTAGGACTAACGCATTTGACTCGGAAGTTGAACGATATGCAACCGGAAGAAAAACAACTAAATTACTGTTGCCAATTATAATTGGCGCCCCCTGTCGGTTGCGGCTAGATATTGGATGTCAACCACCCTTAAACCTCATCGAAGAACAAGGTTGCGGTAATATCATACCAGAGGAAGATGCGGAGCGAGATTTAACTCTACCCAAAATCTGTTCACGAAAATAAAGCACAAAGTGAGGAATCTTGTATGAATGTCAACAATGATGTTATTGCTAATTTGCAACTTGATTCTTACTTGATCAAATGGGTAGGTTTTTGAATGCACTGACGTAAGTGGAAGCACGTGGCAACTTtggatgaaaaaaaaaacatactttatatcggagttgtgcctgttgttcaccTTATCTGCCCTCTCATTTTCTAGGATcaaatatatgtttttatattTAACCCAAGACagaccacagcctgtcgtttccaatgtgAGAAAATTCATCATAGTGGGCAGatcaagcaaggaggtgggcagagccaagcacgagctagtgGGATCCTATTGGCCCGTtctagcatgtatttgcatattttgCAGACACtgaagtgcacctgtgtaataactAAATTCACCCTTGCACTCAAACAAtgcaattttttaaaactttggcaaagggtaaagtctacaaaacttagtccactctgttcgtaacaggttctagttttgggaacagaaaactaaAATGTTTTTAATCTATGAGAAAATGAGCAGAAGGTTTATTATTCACTGTGCTAGAATGGTCCCATCTCACCTGATCTTGTCTGCTCCcgcctgccttccatctttgaggacatgtaATTTCCATCATTAGAATGATCAATCGACTGTCTTGGCgatataataaaaaaatatttggttAAACAGCAATGGTTTAAAAAAAGCTGCATGTTCAAGTCTAGTCAGGGAGAATTTTAGCGAAATGTTTTCCTAACCTTAACtgaattctcctaacctgctatgttaattattCCCACCTGCTGCGTAAATTCTCTAAACCTGTCACGAAAAGTTAGTTACGTCCGTAGCTGTGAACCATAGATTGAGTCAAAACCTAGCTCTCAAACTCTAGACAGCATTCTGCATCTTTCTACAGTTCTCAGGTTCACCCACAGCTGCCTTATGTGAACTATAATCCCAATGCTatgttttaatgtatttttttcccattcaattgaacctttatttaactaggcgagtcagttaagaacaaattattatttacaatgacgcggcctacaccggccaaaccaggatgacgcagggccaattgtgtgccgccctatgcgacccccaatcacggccagttgtgatacagcctagagtCGAactagggtgtctgtagtgatgcctcaaccactaagatacagtgccttagaccactgcaccacttgggaaCCCTTAGAAACACCAATAATCACTGCTTGCAATATGGCTTTCGAAATATATGGCCCTTATCTTTCACCAGTGAGAAAGAATCCTTCAAATAAAAaagatacatttactgtagcagtTTTGTTCAGATTATGAGGTTTCTGTGTTATGCACTATAGCCTGTTACCATatatgtgattgaatattatctgctgttggcttgtgtggatgtatgtagGTGTTATGCAATATAgctgacttgaaacattgttaacagtttcagggccttgggcctttctcatgatggaaaaaaACGGACACATACAGAACGTAGTGTAGCAAACCACAGACTGTATTTTGTTAGAACTCAAACTTAACAATAACAGAAACCAGATATGTGATAACGGTATCTAGGGAATGAGCGCATAGATACTCCACACAGCAACAGTTACATCTATCGACTGGAGCGCCTGGGGGCTGGTACCAGCTCGTACGAcaacaatcaacgataggctgggtgagtctaaacc
This DNA window, taken from Oncorhynchus gorbuscha isolate QuinsamMale2020 ecotype Even-year linkage group LG13, OgorEven_v1.0, whole genome shotgun sequence, encodes the following:
- the bod1l1 gene encoding biorientation of chromosomes in cell division protein 1-like 1 isoform X2; its protein translation is MAGLPPGDPQLVSMIVNHLKTQGLFDQFRRDCLADVDTKPAYLNLRQRVDNFVSNHLSNHTWSPHLNKNQLRNNIRQLVLQSGMLEQGVDRIVAQVVDPKIHHTFRPQVERVVREFMSPGSYVDEPPVPPAPVEEKQDFDLPVQAPSSAPTTSMARDAMSILDTITTLNQEASSRASSSGEKGLKGGSERDQDPEESMQESEGGEQDMSLVEEGEEDQDRKTPEKEEEAKLVSEAQAMEVKTEDVQEQVDSEREGMKGEGEEVGTQEEAEERKEGKTIGKLKDEVLNKDVDPLQSPNEKHHINQKARERLKEEYSLEDSDLDGLSDITVSSVHTSDLSSFEEDSDDEQPLSDSTEDGEVSSEDEKSEKKKTNREEDNEESPERKPRRQAYVHKPFLYSRYYSDSDDEVTVEQRRRSAAKDKEERLLKRQQNRERMEEKRRQKSAQLEDQESRQQTSSPSLEAQDPRAKEALKEKKVLEKKMALSRKRKWDSRKEGDVTGKRKGDAAGEFNKKEEAKGISSKSLQHKLIRKVSESAASEERHRRKSVSTSEESGEPRKLADKSRTHSFILDLEQGSESPLKQRAAGKFDRLSRKELNPKERKEKECSLSDERSKLKQKLEKRVVSESHTDEPEQNEGAHIEVSDDKGERKSKVKGDKKVSVNAREGRTSVSEGGVSDEGASKEATTKKGKAPSVEAAKVEKDREKEKNRENEKERERTKAEKIPLKTDPRQLLRPDSTGSSEERSDMEPGSESIKKKDKHPKEVLKRSKSHTEDKYVEKPKSKPDIEKEKPRTEHVTQENQKPSKSSSETDKDSRRSRETEPGMKVKIMEKSRSKSREDKKAQCLEVKNKGSTSGSRPDASKERKREGSMKEQRKDTQENPPEKMEGRSGKKMLDKKAQNPEKKETQDERKGRKADEKSDKSSISSPAITEPPLKKCPQSKDSSTDWDPTDATITTSASVTYDALSDVTPELEEDDSEMPLGEVEPRPLTTGADALLTLMDICTSADARLGQGSDITGAMQREACPELSFQEADIKMKEAALTLLSMDPESILSPTLVTPATQEVTEATIPALQQKETTKPVAKDQEDSEHVLEMDESDLTATASSEKMDVQSRSQDILDTGGKDTVVSTWTLVEGMSQENKSTVDRDEEKPGHADVVPEQEPVLGPSVDKQYETQTEKTKLLAMDHECPVKMDIDNINKDQTEAQEENGVTESGKCDTPEKPRETRRGRPSKLVKQASESLMSFMQSTGNASKSDGQEDEKGSDLSEMEDKMEGRVTRKGRLSGQKATTAKDSGMEKNEKDSREQQSKLAVEVSKDNAGDKATDSRTPRRGRSSKTFADEEELKEPEKVEETPPRRGRRSGAQAKDSTTGNEEKEEEEKTGETSSEKPKEKQIQPPLQKDEEEEKSEQKRGSRQGRPAKPPISKQKTNEDAESSLSKEPTDTRKPAVKRKRSEESGEGTQPEEEGTQPEEEGTQPEEEGTQPEEEGTQPEEEGTQPEEEGTQPEEEGTQPEEEGTQPEEEGTQPEEEGTQPEEEGTQPEEEGTQPEEEGTQPEVEGTQPEVEGTQPEVEGTQPEVEGTQPEVEGTQPEVEGTQPEVEGTQPEVEGTQPEVEGTQPEVEGSQPEEEGMQESHLKEQEEKPHGEDSVSQSDDPEKGTEEGSSDNKTDEGEEDKDTPQKKPARRGRPSKGATLTSEEPENTVSEKTDKKLDKKESEQKEDEEEEETPKSRTATRAAVRLEAERNKPRKPSTRARGEEENPANTRGMRGQASASAKAGGRKREASPPTVRTRGGQKSEEPPSKKTKR
- the bod1l1 gene encoding biorientation of chromosomes in cell division protein 1-like 1 isoform X6, whose product is MAGLPPGDPQLVSMIVNHLKTQGLFDQFRRDCLADVDTKPAYLNLRQRVDNFVSNHLSNHTWSPHLNKNQLRNNIRQLVLQSGMLEQGVDRIVAQVVDPKIHHTFRPQVERVVREFMSPGSYVDEPPVPPAPVEEKQDFDLPVQAPSSAPTTSMARDAMSILDTITTLNQEASSRASSSGEKGLKGGSERDQDPEESMQESEGGEQDMSLVEEGEEDQDRKTPEKEEEAKLVSEAQAMEVKTEDVQEQVDSEREGMKGEGEEVGTQEEAEERKEGKTIGKLKDEVLNKDVDPLQSPNEKHHINQKARERLKEEYSLEDSDLDGLSDITVSSVHTSDLSSFEEDSDDEQPLSDSTEDGEVSSEDEKSEKKKTNREEDNEESPERKPRRQAYVHKPFLYSRYYSDSDDEVTVEQRRRSAAKDKEERLLKRQQNRERMEEKRRQKSAQLEDQESRQQTSSPSLEAQDPRAKEALKEKKVLEKKMALSRKRKWDSRKEGDVTGKRKGDAAGEFNKKEEAKGISSKSLQHKLIRKVSESAASEERHRRKSVSTSEESGEPRKLADKSRTHSFILDLEQGSESPLKQRAAGKFDRLSRKELNPKERKEKECSLSDERSKLKQKLEKRVVSESHTDEPEQNEGAHIEVSDDKGERKSKVKGDKKVSVNAREGRTSVSEGGVSDEGASKEATTKKGKAPSVEAAKVEKDREKEKNRENEKERERTKAEKIPLKTDPRQLLRPDSTGSSEERSDMEPGSESIKKKDKHPKEVLKRSKSHTEDKYVEKPKSKPDIEKEKPRTEHVTQENQKPSKSSSETDKDSRRSRETEPGMKVKIMEKSRSKSREDKKAQCLEVKNKGSTSGSRPDASKERKREGSMKEQRKDTQENPPEKMEGRSGKKMLDKKAQNPEKKETQDERKGRKADEKSDKSSISSPAITEPPLKKCPQSKDSSTDWDPTDATITTSASVTYDALSDVTPELEEDDSEMPLGEVEPRPLTTGADALLTLMDICTSADARLGQGSDITGAMQREACPELSFQEADIKMKEAALTLLSMDPESILSPTLVTPATQEVTEATIPALQQKETTKPVAKDQEDSEHVLEMDESDLTATASSEKMDVQSRSQVDVLATDILDTGGKDTVVSTWTLVEGMSQENKSTVDRDEEKPGHADVVPEQEPVLGPSVDKQYETQTEKTKLLAMDHECPVKMDIDNINKDQTEAQEENGVTESGKCDTPEKPRETRRGRPSKLVKQASESLMSFMQSTGNASKSDGQEDEKGSDLSEMEDKMEGRVTRKGRLSGQKATTAKDSGMEKNEKDSREQQSKLAVEVSKDNAGDKATDSRTPRRGRSSKTFADEEELKEPEKVEETPPRRGRRSGAQAKDSTTGNEEKEEEEKTGETSSEKPKEKQIQPPLQKDEEEEKSEQKRGSRQGRPAKPPISKQKTNEDAESSLSKEPTDTRKPAVKRKRSEESGEGTQPEEEGTQPEEEGTQPEEEGTQPEEEGTQPEEEGTQPEEEGTQPEEEGTQPEEEGTQPEEEGTQPEEEGTQPEEEGTQPEEEGTQPEEEGTQPEVEGTQPEVEGTQPEVEGTQPEVEGTQPEVEGTQPEVEGTQPEVEGTQPEVEGSQPEEEGMQESHLKEQEEKPHGEDSVSQSDDPEKGTEEGSSDNKTDEGEEDKDTPQKKPARRGRPSKGATLTSEEPENTVSEKTDKKLDKKESEQKEDEEEEETPKSRTATRAAVRLEAERNKPRKPSTRARGEEENPANTRGMRGQASASAKAGGRKREASPPTVRTRGGQKSEEPPSKKTKR
- the bod1l1 gene encoding biorientation of chromosomes in cell division protein 1-like 1 isoform X7, which translates into the protein MAGLPPGDPQLVSMIVNHLKTQGLFDQFRRDCLADVDTKPAYLNLRQRVDNFVSNHLSNHTWSPHLNKNQLRNNIRQLVLQSGMLEQGVDRIVAQVVDPKIHHTFRPQVERVVREFMSPGSYVDEPPVPPAPVEEKQDFDLPVQAPSSAPTTSMARDAMSILDTITTLNQEASSRASSSGEKGLKGGSERDQDPEESMQESEGGEQDMSLVEEGEEDQDRKTPEKEEEAKLVSEAQAMEVKTEDVQEQVDSEREGMKGEGEEVGTQEEAEERKEGKTIGKLKDEVLNKDVDPLQSPNEKHHINQKARERLKEEYSLEDSDLDGLSDITVSSVHTSDLSSFEEDSDDEQPLSDSTEDGEVSSEDEKSEKKKTNREEDNEESPERKPRRQAYVHKPFLYSRYYSDSDDEVTVEQRRRSAAKDKEERLLKRQQNRERMEEKRRQKSAQLEDQESRQQTSSPSLEAQDPRAKEALKEKKVLEKKMALSRKRKWDSRKEGDVTGKRKGDAAGEFNKKEEAKGISSKSLQHKLIRKVSESAASEERHRRKSVSTSEESGEPRKLADKSRTHSFILDLEQGSESPLKQRAAGKFDRLSRKELNPKERKEKECSLSDERSKLKQKLEKRVVSESHTDEPEQNEGAHIEVSDDKGERKSKVKGDKKVSVNAREGRTSVSEGGVSDEGASKEATTKKGKAPSVEAAKVEKDREKEKNRENEKERERTKAEKIPLKTDPRQLLRPDSTGSSEERSDMEPGSESIKKKDKHPKEVLKRSKSHTEDKYVEKPKSKPDIEKEKPRTEHVTQENQKPSKSSSETDKDSRRSRETEPGMKVKIMEKSRSKSREDKKAQCLEVKNKGSTSGSRPDASKERKREGSMKEQRKDTQENPPEKMEGRSGKKMLDKKAQNPEKKETQDERKGRKADEKSDKSSISSPAITEPPLKKCPQSKDSSTDWDPTDATITTSASVTYDALSDVTPELEEDDSEMPLGEVEPRPLTTGADALLTLMDICTSADARLGQGSDITGAMQREACPELSFQEADIKMKEAALTLLSMDPESILSPTLVTPATQEVTEATIPALQQKETTKPVAKDQEDSEHVLEMDESDLTATASSEKMDVQSRSQDETQTEKTKLLAMDHECPVKMDIDNINKDQTEAQEENGVTESGKCDTPEKPRETRRGRPSKLVKQASESLMSFMQSTGNASKSDGQEDEKGSDLSEMEDKMEGRVTRKGRLSGQKATTAKDSGMEKNEKDSREQQSKLAVEVSKDNAGDKATDSRTPRRGRSSKTFADEEELKEPEKVEETPPRRGRRSGAQAKDSTTGNEEKEEEEKTGETSSEKPKEKQIQPPLQKDEEEEKSEQKRGSRQGRPAKPPISKQKTNEDAESSLSKEPTDTRKPAVKRKRSEESGEGTQPEEEGTQPEEEGTQPEEEGTQPEEEGTQPEEEGTQPEEEGTQPEEEGTQPEEEGTQPEEEGTQPEEEGTQPEEEGTQPEEEGTQPEEEGTQPEVEGTQPEVEGTQPEVEGTQPEVEGTQPEVEGTQPEVEGTQPEVEGTQPEVEGTQPEVEGTQPEVEGSQPEEEGMQESHLKEQEEKPHGEDSVSQSDDPEKGTEEGSSDNKTDEGEEDKDTPQKKPARRGRPSKGATLTSEEPENTVSEKTDKKLDKKESEQKEDEEEEETPKSRTATRAAVRLEAERNKPRKPSTRARGEEENPANTRGMRGQASASAKAGGRKREASPPTVRTRGGQKSEEPPSKKTKR